In Alphaproteobacteria bacterium HT1-32, the sequence GAATCCGGGGCCATCCTGCTCTATCTGAGTGAGAAAGCCGGCGGTGCCTTCATGCCGTCGGATGCCCGGGGCCGCAGTGTTGTCCTGCAATGGCTGATGTTCCAGATGGGGGGCGTCGGTCCGATGCTGGGGCAGGCACATCATTTCCGCAAATATGCACCGGAACAGATCGACTATGCGGTTGAACGTTACACCCGCGAGGCGACAAGGCTTTACAAGGTGATCGACAAACGACTGGGTGATGCCCCGTTCCTTGCCGGTGATTACTCGATTGCGGATATGGCGGTCTATCCCTGGCTGCGGCCTTACAAATGGCAGGGACAGTCGCTGGATGATTATCCGAACCTGTTGCGCTGGTATCAGGCGGTGCGTGAGCGTCCGGCGGTACAGCGCGGGCTTCAGGTCATGAAGGAAAAGGTTACGCCCGACCGTAAGAAGCCGATGGGCGGGTCATGGGATGTGCTGTTTGGCGGCGCAAAGACCGCCGACGGATCATCCCCGGACAAGAACTGACATTTTCAGGAACGAACAAGAATGACACCGATGCTCAAGGGATACCGGGTACTTGATATTACCCAGTTTGTGGCAGGACCAACCTGCACGCGGATCATGGCCGAACTTGGCGCCGAGGTTATCAAGGTCGAAATGGCTCCGCTCGGCGATCATGGCCGCCAGTCCGGACTGAAGGCCCGGGGCGCAGATGACCGCGATTGTTCCCAGAGCACATATTTTTTCCAGCATAACCATTCGAAGAAAAGTCTGGCCCTTGACCTGAAGCATCCGCGCGGTCAGGAAATCCTGAAGGAACTGGTGCCGAAGGTTGATGTCATCGTCGAGAATTTTGCACCGGGTGTGATCGGGCGTATGGGGCTGGGTTACGAGGAACTCCGCAAACTCAATGACCGGCTGATCATGTGTTCGATTTCGATGGCCGGGCAGAGCGGTCCGCTCGCCAGTCAGCCGGGCTTTGATTACATGGGGGCAGCCTATGCCGGGATGACTTCCGGGATCGGCGAGCCTGACCGCGGGCCGGTACAGATGCCCGTTGCCATTGGCGACAGTGCCACCGGTGTTGCGGCTGCAATGGCTGTGGGTTTTGCACTGCTGCATCGCGAGCGCACGGGTGAGGGGCAGTATATCGACTGCTCCCTGCTTGATACCTATGTCCATATGCAGGAAGACCTGATCCCGCGTGTGGGGCTGCGTGGCGCGAAGGCGATTCCTCCGCGTTCCGGATCGCAGCATCCGAATGGTGGTCCGACAGGTGTTTTCCGCGCAGGTGACGGGCGGTTTCTGTCAATCATGGTCATGCCTTATCAGTGGAAGCGGATGGTCGAGGCGATGGGAAGGCCTGAACTGGCTGCTGATCCCCGCTTCGATACGCCACAGAACCGGCGCGACAATCGCGAGGCGCTGAAACTGATCATCGAAGACTGGATGGCGGGTATTGAGGGTGGCCGGGATGGTGTGCTGGCTGTGCTTGCTGCCGCACGGGTTCCCTCGGCCCCGGTCCTGGCGCTGGATGAGGTGATCGAGCATCCGCATATGCGCCAGCGGGGCACAATCCGGGAAGTCACCGATCCGCATCTCGGAACGTTTCCGATTCCGGGTATGCCGGCCCGCTTCTCCTCAGAACAGGAAGATAGGGCGCTGACAGCCCCGTTGCTGGGCCAGCATAATGCAGAAGTTCTCAGCGAATTGCTGAACCTGAGCGACGATGAAATTGCTGAGCTCCACAAAGACAAGGTGCTGGTGAACGATCGCCGGGTTCGCTGAGGGAAAGGCCGGGCGCAATCAGCAAAGAGTTTTTGCCCATCGGAACATGGAAACGTATGTAACGACGCCTGATCTGAAATTTCGAAAGGGATGTCGTGTCCGATCCGATTTTTGAGTCCAAGAAGCCACTCGACCTGAACGATGTCCGCAAGGTCATGACCAAAGGTCAGGCGGGCTTTTCGCGGGAGGTGACACCCCTGACAAAACCCGTTGATATCCGCGTGAAAACCGGGTTGAGGCTTTCGGGCTGGGAAGACACGCATGTCGAGATTGACGGTCAGCAGAAGCCGGTCAGGTCAACTCACTTCAAGTTGGCAACGCAGCGTGCTGATGAAGGCATTGAGTGGTTCTTTCCACATTACATGGTTCCCGAAGGCACTGACTGGGCCGATCATCCGGCCCTTCCGTTCGGGGTTTATTCCAATGATCTGGGAATCGTTCATACGGTCGACGTGGAAGACCGTGAACTGACGGTTGATGAATTCCACGCCGATGATGAATTGTCAGAAAGATACTCGACGCTCTTTGGCCTGATTCCCCAGTACCAGTCGGCCACACAGAATATCGGCACGCAGATCAAACTTGGTCGCATTGGCATGAACCAGCAGAAAGAATCGATCTGTGCAGAGGTGGCTGGCCGGGCTGACTGTGAGGGCGCGCCCTGTCTGTTTGGCAAGGTGAAGCTCCGGATGCGACCGCCGGTTGATGGCGGCGGCGCAGAACTGCTGACCGCTGGATATCTGCTGTTTGATATCGAGGGCGGGTTTATCCGTGAATTTCTGTTCCTGACGAATATCTCATTCTCCGACGGCAGGGATAAGCATTCCATGTCACTTGCCCGGTCGGGACGTTTGAAACCGGCAGGATAAAACTGACGGGGGATAGCTGCCGCCTTCTGGTTTTTCTTTGCGAAAGTCCGGACAAAATAATTCCCGTCATCGCTTGACGGCGGTATTGTCCAGGCATAGCTTGTCCGGACAACCGGATAACTTAATCAAACAAACAGACTGACGGTGGTATGGGAGAGAATGTCGAAGTGACGGGGCTGCCCCTTGCAGGGCTGCGCCTGTTCGAAATCGGATCCAGTGTGGCCGCACCTTACGGTGCCTGGCTGATGGCGGCGCTTGGCGCTGATGTGATCAAGGTGGAGCGGCCCGGTAAGGGCGATGATGCACGGCAATGGGGCGAGATGTTCCCGGATGGCCGGGGGTCTATTTTCGAATCACTGAACCGCGACAAGCGCGGCATCGTGGTGGATATGAAAGACCCGGCGGAGTGCAAGCGCCTGCGCGAAATGATTCAGGATACAGGCGATATTGTGCTGCAGAACCTGCGGCCCGGCCTGATCGAACGCTATGGTCTGGATGCGGCAACGCTGCGCCGGGACAAGCCTGAACTGATCTACTGCAATATCTGGGCCTTCGGGCCGACCGGGCCGATGAGCAAGAAGCCCGGTTATGACCCGCTGATGCAGGCTTATAGCGGCATCATGAGCGTGACCGGCGAAATGGGCCGGGCGCCGGTGCGTGTCGGCACCTCGATCATCGATATGGGTACGGGTATGTGGTGCGCCATTGGTATTCTGGCGGCCCTGCAGAAACGTGCGCAGACCGGTGAAGGCTGTGTCGTGGACAGCTCATTGTATGAAACGGCAATGGGCTGGATGACCTATCATCTGACCGGGTTGCAGGCGTCGGGTGAAAATCCGATCCGTCGTGGGTCTGGTGCGCCGGGAATGGTGCCTTATCAGGTGTTCCTCTGTTCGGACGGTTATCTGATGATTGCGGCGCCGAACGACAAACTGTTCGGTTTGCTCTGTCAGGAACTTGGTCATCCGGAATGGGCAACTGACGCCCGTTTCGCTACCAATCAGGATCGCTACAAACATCTGGACGAGCTTTGCGCGCTGATTGAAAGCGTAACCTCGACCCGTTCCCGCGATTACTGGCGTGGCCGCTTTGATGCTGTTGGCCTGCCAAGTGCGCCGGAACAAAGCACCGAAGAAATGATGAAGGATGCCCAGACGGAAGCTCTGGGGATCCTGCAGCAACTGCCGGACAGCCCCTTCAAGCTGATGGGTATGCCGTTGAGTTTTGACGGCGACCGCCCGCCGCTGCGTCGTATGGCGCCAGCGCTTGGTGAACATAACAACGAAATTTTCGGAACGGAGAAGTGATGCGCAACGATTTTGAAACCCTGAGCTGGGAACGGGTCGACGACCATATCCTGTTGCTGACACTGGACCGGCCGCAGTCTGCCAACGCGATGAACACGCAGATGGGGTATGACCTGCGCGATCTGTTCATGGGGCTGTATATCAATCAGGAAGACCTGCGCTGCATCGTGCTGACAGGTCGCGGTGACAAGGTGTTCTGTGCCGGTGGCGATCTCAAGGAACGCAACGGCATGACCGATGAGACCTGGCAACAGCAGCATGCGCTGTTCGAACAGGCGGTTAAGGCTTTCCGTGATTGCCCGGTGCCGGTCATCGCGGCTGTTAACGGCCCTGCCTATGCCGGTGGTTGTGAGTTCGTTCTGCTGGCAGACTTTGCCTATGCCTCGACCAAAGCCCGTTTCGCGCTGACTGAGGTCACGCTGGGCATTATGCCGGGTGCCATGGGGACGCAGAATATGCCGCATGCTGTTGGTGAGCGCCGGGCCAAGGAAATCATTCTGACCGGCACTCCCTTCGGTGCAGAAGATGCGCTGCAGTGGGGGCTGGTCAACAAGCTCTGCTCACCTGAGACACTGCTGGAAGAGACGCTGGAGACAGCCCGCAAGATTGCGGCAAACGCGCCGGTCTCAACCCGGCAGGCGAAGAAGTCGATTGCGGTTGCGACCCAAGTCGATCGTAACACCGGCTACATGTACGAGATTGAAGCCTACAACCGGATGGTGACAACCGAAGACCGGCTTGAAGGCATCAAGTCCTTCAATGAGAAACGCAAGCCCGTCTACAAGGGCAAATAGGAGCAACCGATGACGAAACAGATTGATATTCGTGTTCAGGAAGTTGGCACGCGTGACGGGCTGCAGAGCATTCCGACGATCTTTCCGACGGCTGCCAAGCTTGACTGGATCAGGGCTGAAGCCGCTGCCGGTGTTCCTGAAATCGAGGTTGCATCCTTTGTGAACCCGAAACTGTTGCCGCAGATGGCGGATGCCGCTGACGTGGTTGCCGGATCGCTGGGTGTCGATGATCTGACCGTGACGGTTCTGGTGCCCAACATGCGCGGTGCCGAAAGTGCCTTTACCTCCGGCGTCCATAAAATGAACTTTGTCATGTCCGTGTCTGAAGAACACAACATGGCGAATGTCCGCCGTACCGTAGAGCAGTCACTTGATGAGTTCAGCCGGATCATCGAATTCCGGAAGGATAATCCGCAGTACAAGGACGTGAAGGTCGCTTCCGGGATGGCGACATCCTTTGGCTGCACGATCTCCGGCAATGTTGATCCGAAATCGGTGATGCGGGTTGCCGAGGAACTGGTAAAGCGGGGCGCCGACGAACTGGCTGTGGCTGACACTGTCGGTTATGGCAATCCGGCGCAGGTTCGCTCACTGCTCGACGAGCTGTTCCGCACGGTCGGCAAGGACTTCCCCGTTACCTGTCATTTTCATGATACGCGCGGCCTTGGGCTTGCCAATGTGGTTGCCGCGCTTGACGCCGGGGTCACCCGTTTTGACGCCTCACTGGGTGGCCTCGGCGGTTGCCCCTATGCGCCGGGTGCCAGTGGCAATGTGGTGATGGATGACCTCGTCTTCATGCTGGAAGCCATGGGCCTGCGTACAGGTGTTGACCTCGACCGCCTCCTGGAAGCGCGGGAGATCATGGAATCCCACCTCAAGGACGAGCCGACACATGGCGCTTACAATCTTGCGGGTGCACCGAAAGGTTTCACCCCGGCAACACTAATCGCGGCGGAGTAATTTGATGAGTGACAATCCGACAATGGATCTTGGTCTCGACTATCCCGAAATTCGGGAGTCCGTGGCAAAAATCTGTGAGAAATATCCCGGCGAATACTGGCGCAAGCTGGAAGATGATGCGGGTTATCCGACTGACTTCGTCAGGGAACTGACGGAAACCGGCTTCCTTGGGGCGCTTATCCCGGAAGAATATGGCGGTGCCGGCCTGCCGATGCGGGCGGCCTGTGTCATTCTGGAAACAATCCATCAGGCCGGTTGTAACGCCGGTGCCTGCCACGCCCAGATGTACATCATGGGGGCGTTGTTGCGCCATGGCAGCCCAGAGCAGAAAGCACAGTATCTGCCGAAGATTGCCTCCGGCGAGTTGCGTCTTCAGGCTTTTGGCGTGACCGAACCGACCAGCGGTACCGATACAACCAACCTGAAGACCAAAGCCGTCAAAGACGGCGACGAATATGTGGTCAATGGTCAGAAGGTCTGGACCAGCCGGGCGCTGCATTCCGATCTGATGTTGCTGCTGGCCCGCACTACGCCGCTGGACCAGGTGAAGAAGAAAACCCTTGGTCTGTCGATCTTCCTGGTCGATCTGCGGGAAGTGAAGGGCAATGGCTGTGAGATCCGGCCCATTGACGCCATGATCAATCACAATGCGACGGAAGTCTTCTTCGATAATATGCGCATTCCGGCCTCCAGCCTGATCGGCGAAGAAGGCAAGGGGTTCTATTACATCCTCGACGGCATGAATGCGGAACGTATTCTGATCGCCGGCGAGAGCGTCGGAGATGCACGGTTCTTCATTAAAAAGGCCAGTGAATATTCCAAGGAACGTGCGATTTTTGGCCGCCCGATTGGTCAGAATCAGGGGGTTCAGTTCCCGATTGCGCGGGCCTATGCGGAGACGGAAGCCGCAGCCCTGATGAACCAGAAGGCAGCGGCGTTGTTTGAAGCCGGAATGGACTGTGGTGCAGAAGCCAACATGGCGAAGATGCTGGCCTCGGAAGCGGCCTGGCATGCCGGTGAAGCCTGTATGCAGACCTTCGGCGGCTTCTCCTTCGCCCGTGAATACGACATTGAGCGGAAATGGCGTGAAACCCGGCTTATGCAGATCGCGCCGATCTCGACCAACCTGATTCTGTCTTACATCGGTCAGCATGTGCTTGGCATGCCCCGGTCCTTCTGAGGAAACATCTACATATGACAAACAAACCCATTCTCCGCCGCTCCATGCTGTTCGTTCCGGGCCTGCGCGATGACCGCTATGACAAGGCTGCCGCAACTGGTGCGGACATGATCTGTGTCGACCTTGAAGACTCGGTCGCCCCTGCAATGAAGGCGGAAGCACGGGCCAAGGCGCTGCCATATTTCACCCGTCAGCCGGCAACGCCGGTGCGCCGGATGATGCGGATCAACAGCCCGCGGTCAGAAGACGGACTGCGCGACATGCATGCCCTTCTGGATGCGGAAGCCCTGCCGGACGGTATCGTATTGCCGAAGATTGAAAGTGCTGATGAAGCACAGTGGGTGGCTGGTCTGCTTGGCCCGAAGAAGCCGGATCTGGATATCATTGCCGTGGTTGAATCCGTCAAGGGTATCAACCGCCTCGATGAAATCGCCCATTCCACCCCGTTCGTGAAAGCGGTGTCACTGGGGTCTGCTGATCTGGTTGCTGAAACCAACTCGGATATGGGCTGGGACGCGTTGCTCTATGCCCGTTCGAAGGTGGTCTATGCCGCAGCCGGTGCCGGTATTGATGCGCTGGATGGTGTCTGGCTCGACATTCCGGATATCGATGGTGCGCGGGAAGAAGCCCGAAAGCTGAAAACCATGGGATTTGCCGGTCGGGCCGCCATTCACCCGGCACAGGTCGCCCCGATTCACGACGCCTATACGCCGACAAAAGCCGAAGTTGAACGCGCGCAGAAAATTGTTGATGCGTTCGAAACCAACACCAGCGGCATTCTGCAGGTCGACGGCATCATGGTGGATTACCCGGTTGTCGTCGCCGCCCGCCGTCTGCTGGCGATGGTGGGGTGAAGAACCGGGAGCCGGGTACAGAAAAAATCTAACAGGAGGTAACAGGACATGACGGGCATAACCAAAGAACTCGCAGCATTTGTCGCCAATCTGAATTATGACGATCTGCCGGCGGAAGTCGCTGCACGGGCCAAGCTGCTGATCCTTGATACGATCGGCATCAGTGTACGGGCCCGCCATGACGCTGAATCCACTGAAGCCATGATGCAGGCCATTGAAGCGCTGGAACTGAATCAGGGCAGCTGTGGCGTGCTGGGCGATGCGGAAGGCTATACGGCTGCCGGGGCGGCCTTCGCCAATGGCTCGCTGGCTCACAGTCTCGATTTCGATGACACCCATGCGCCGGCATCGCTTCACGCCTCAGCGCCGGTTCTGCCGGCTGTGCTGGCGGCGGCGCAGAAATGCAATGCATCCGGCAAGGATATCATCGCCGCCACAGTCGCTGGTTACGAGGTCATCTGCCGGTTGTCGATGGCGCTGAATCCGTCCGAGCATTATGCCCGCGGGTTCCACCCGACAGCGACATGCGGTGCGATGGGGGCCGCCGCGGCTGCCGCGCGTGTTATGGGGCTCGATGCAGCGGCAACGGCCAGCGCCTTCGGGATCGCCCTGAACTCGGCTTCCGGGACCATGCAGTATCTTGAAAACGGCGCATGGACCAAGCGTTCGCAGATTGGCAATGCGGCAATGGCAGGTCTGGTGGCTGCAACAATGGCTGCCAAGGGTTATGTCGGTGCTGCTGATGCCATCGAGGGCAAGCGTGGCTTCCTGCATAATTTTGCACCCAACCCCGACCAGTCGAAAGTGGTCGCAGGTCTGGGTAAGAAATGGGAAACACTGGCGATTGCTGTGAAACCTTACCCGGCCTGCCGGGCGACCCATGCCGGAGCAGATGCGGCGATTTCTCTGCGCCATAAACACAATATCGATCCGGCACGCATCAAGGCTGTCCGGGTTGGTCTGTTCCAGACCGGCATCAATCTGGTTGGTGCTCCGCTGGAGCAGAAGCAGAATCCGGTAAGCGTGGTTGATGGTCAGTTCTCGATGCCCTTTGTTGCTGCCGTTGTGCTGCGTGAAGGGGCGATGACCTGGGATGATTACGCAACCCATCTGCAGGATGAGGAAACGCTCGCCCTGACCCGCAAGGTCGAGGTGTTCAATGACCCGAAAACAGAAGAATTCTATCCCGACTGTCTGCCGGCATCGGTCAGCATTGAGCTGGAAGACGGCACGATTGTTGAGGAATTTGTCCAGTATCCGAAGGGTGAGCCGGAAAACTTTGTCACCGACGCAGAGCTTCGTTCGAAGTTCGCGGGTCTGGTTCGGCCCTATCTCGGCAATGATGGTGAGACAGCCTTGTTCAACGCTGTGATGTCTCTGGAAAGCGGCAGTGCACAGGCCTTGATCGATGCGGCCCGCCCGTCAGCACAACACTGAAATCAGGAGAATACAGAATGGTCTATGGAGTGAAAGAAGTCGGCCCGAATCGTTACCGGGAAGACCTCGGCCGTTATTTCGAACAGTTCGAGATTGGTGATATTTACGAACATCGTCCGGGCCGTACGATCACGGAAACGGACAATATCTGGTTCACCATGCTGACCGGGAACACGCATCCCGCCCATTTCGACTATGCTTATGCGGCAAAGACCGAGTTTGGTAAGCCACTGGTCAACTCCGCCCTGACTCTGGCAATTGTCACCGGGATGAGCGTGTCAGATACCAGCCAGAAGGCGATTGCCAATCTGGGTTGGGACGAAATCAAGCTGCTGGCTCCGGTGTTCCATAACGATACGATTTATTCCGAGAGTGAGGTTCTGGCCAAACGTGAGTCGAAGTCACGTCCGGGGCAGGGAATTGTCACCATGGAAACCCGCGGCAAGAAATCTGACGGCACCTTGTTCATGAGCTACAAGCGGTCCTTCCTGGTCTGGAGAGAAGGTCATGGCGATATCGATGGAATGGAGGGCTGATCATGTCGCAGGATGACGAACAGGAACGGATGATTCTCGACAGCATTGACCGTTTTCTCGAACGCGATGTTGCTCCTTATGTTCACGAACTCGAAGCCAATGATATCTGGCCCGAGGAAATCGTCGGCAAGATGGCTGAACTGGGCCTGTTTGGTGCCGTGATCTCCGAGGAATATGGCGGGCTGGGCTTGTCCTGCTCCACCTATGCCAAGATCGTTGAGCGTATCTCGACTGTCTGGATGTCGCTGACCGGCATTTTCAACTCTCACCTCATCATGGCGATGGCGGTGCAGCGGTCGGGCACGGAAGAACAGAAGCAGAAATGGCTGCCGAAATTTGCCAGTGGCGAAATGCGTGGCGGTATTGCCCTGACTGAGCCGAACACCGGCACCGATTTGCAGGCCATTCGTACC encodes:
- a CDS encoding glutathione S-transferase family protein, whose translation is MIDLYFWPTPNAYKASIMLEEVGLPYTVKPVHIGKGVQFTPEYEAINPNGKVPSIVDHDGPGGEPFSVFESGAILLYLSEKAGGAFMPSDARGRSVVLQWLMFQMGGVGPMLGQAHHFRKYAPEQIDYAVERYTREATRLYKVIDKRLGDAPFLAGDYSIADMAVYPWLRPYKWQGQSLDDYPNLLRWYQAVRERPAVQRGLQVMKEKVTPDRKKPMGGSWDVLFGGAKTADGSSPDKN
- a CDS encoding CoA transferase, with the translated sequence MTPMLKGYRVLDITQFVAGPTCTRIMAELGAEVIKVEMAPLGDHGRQSGLKARGADDRDCSQSTYFFQHNHSKKSLALDLKHPRGQEILKELVPKVDVIVENFAPGVIGRMGLGYEELRKLNDRLIMCSISMAGQSGPLASQPGFDYMGAAYAGMTSGIGEPDRGPVQMPVAIGDSATGVAAAMAVGFALLHRERTGEGQYIDCSLLDTYVHMQEDLIPRVGLRGAKAIPPRSGSQHPNGGPTGVFRAGDGRFLSIMVMPYQWKRMVEAMGRPELAADPRFDTPQNRRDNREALKLIIEDWMAGIEGGRDGVLAVLAAARVPSAPVLALDEVIEHPHMRQRGTIREVTDPHLGTFPIPGMPARFSSEQEDRALTAPLLGQHNAEVLSELLNLSDDEIAELHKDKVLVNDRRVR
- a CDS encoding CoA transferase; translation: MGENVEVTGLPLAGLRLFEIGSSVAAPYGAWLMAALGADVIKVERPGKGDDARQWGEMFPDGRGSIFESLNRDKRGIVVDMKDPAECKRLREMIQDTGDIVLQNLRPGLIERYGLDAATLRRDKPELIYCNIWAFGPTGPMSKKPGYDPLMQAYSGIMSVTGEMGRAPVRVGTSIIDMGTGMWCAIGILAALQKRAQTGEGCVVDSSLYETAMGWMTYHLTGLQASGENPIRRGSGAPGMVPYQVFLCSDGYLMIAAPNDKLFGLLCQELGHPEWATDARFATNQDRYKHLDELCALIESVTSTRSRDYWRGRFDAVGLPSAPEQSTEEMMKDAQTEALGILQQLPDSPFKLMGMPLSFDGDRPPLRRMAPALGEHNNEIFGTEK
- a CDS encoding enoyl-CoA hydratase (Catalyzes the reversible hydration of unsaturated fatty acyl-CoA to beta-hydroxyacyl-CoA); translated protein: MRNDFETLSWERVDDHILLLTLDRPQSANAMNTQMGYDLRDLFMGLYINQEDLRCIVLTGRGDKVFCAGGDLKERNGMTDETWQQQHALFEQAVKAFRDCPVPVIAAVNGPAYAGGCEFVLLADFAYASTKARFALTEVTLGIMPGAMGTQNMPHAVGERRAKEIILTGTPFGAEDALQWGLVNKLCSPETLLEETLETARKIAANAPVSTRQAKKSIAVATQVDRNTGYMYEIEAYNRMVTTEDRLEGIKSFNEKRKPVYKGK
- a CDS encoding hydroxymethylglutaryl-CoA lyase, with amino-acid sequence MTKQIDIRVQEVGTRDGLQSIPTIFPTAAKLDWIRAEAAAGVPEIEVASFVNPKLLPQMADAADVVAGSLGVDDLTVTVLVPNMRGAESAFTSGVHKMNFVMSVSEEHNMANVRRTVEQSLDEFSRIIEFRKDNPQYKDVKVASGMATSFGCTISGNVDPKSVMRVAEELVKRGADELAVADTVGYGNPAQVRSLLDELFRTVGKDFPVTCHFHDTRGLGLANVVAALDAGVTRFDASLGGLGGCPYAPGASGNVVMDDLVFMLEAMGLRTGVDLDRLLEAREIMESHLKDEPTHGAYNLAGAPKGFTPATLIAAE
- a CDS encoding acyl-CoA dehydrogenase translates to MSDNPTMDLGLDYPEIRESVAKICEKYPGEYWRKLEDDAGYPTDFVRELTETGFLGALIPEEYGGAGLPMRAACVILETIHQAGCNAGACHAQMYIMGALLRHGSPEQKAQYLPKIASGELRLQAFGVTEPTSGTDTTNLKTKAVKDGDEYVVNGQKVWTSRALHSDLMLLLARTTPLDQVKKKTLGLSIFLVDLREVKGNGCEIRPIDAMINHNATEVFFDNMRIPASSLIGEEGKGFYYILDGMNAERILIAGESVGDARFFIKKASEYSKERAIFGRPIGQNQGVQFPIARAYAETEAAALMNQKAAALFEAGMDCGAEANMAKMLASEAAWHAGEACMQTFGGFSFAREYDIERKWRETRLMQIAPISTNLILSYIGQHVLGMPRSF
- a CDS encoding CoA ester lyase — encoded protein: MTNKPILRRSMLFVPGLRDDRYDKAAATGADMICVDLEDSVAPAMKAEARAKALPYFTRQPATPVRRMMRINSPRSEDGLRDMHALLDAEALPDGIVLPKIESADEAQWVAGLLGPKKPDLDIIAVVESVKGINRLDEIAHSTPFVKAVSLGSADLVAETNSDMGWDALLYARSKVVYAAAGAGIDALDGVWLDIPDIDGAREEARKLKTMGFAGRAAIHPAQVAPIHDAYTPTKAEVERAQKIVDAFETNTSGILQVDGIMVDYPVVVAARRLLAMVG
- a CDS encoding MmgE/PrpD family protein, translated to MTGITKELAAFVANLNYDDLPAEVAARAKLLILDTIGISVRARHDAESTEAMMQAIEALELNQGSCGVLGDAEGYTAAGAAFANGSLAHSLDFDDTHAPASLHASAPVLPAVLAAAQKCNASGKDIIAATVAGYEVICRLSMALNPSEHYARGFHPTATCGAMGAAAAAARVMGLDAAATASAFGIALNSASGTMQYLENGAWTKRSQIGNAAMAGLVAATMAAKGYVGAADAIEGKRGFLHNFAPNPDQSKVVAGLGKKWETLAIAVKPYPACRATHAGADAAISLRHKHNIDPARIKAVRVGLFQTGINLVGAPLEQKQNPVSVVDGQFSMPFVAAVVLREGAMTWDDYATHLQDEETLALTRKVEVFNDPKTEEFYPDCLPASVSIELEDGTIVEEFVQYPKGEPENFVTDAELRSKFAGLVRPYLGNDGETALFNAVMSLESGSAQALIDAARPSAQH
- a CDS encoding MaoC family dehydratase is translated as MVYGVKEVGPNRYREDLGRYFEQFEIGDIYEHRPGRTITETDNIWFTMLTGNTHPAHFDYAYAAKTEFGKPLVNSALTLAIVTGMSVSDTSQKAIANLGWDEIKLLAPVFHNDTIYSESEVLAKRESKSRPGQGIVTMETRGKKSDGTLFMSYKRSFLVWREGHGDIDGMEG